A section of the Ignavibacteria bacterium genome encodes:
- a CDS encoding MetS family NSS transporter small subunit, which yields MSNDAIIFAVITIAIIWGGLVFFLFKAISKESKKHTSE from the coding sequence ATGTCGAATGACGCGATCATATTTGCCGTTATAACAATAGCAATCATTTGGGGTGGATTGGTTTTTTTTCTATTCAAAGCAATCTCAAAAGAAAGTAAAAAGCATACTTCTGAGTGA
- the holA gene encoding DNA polymerase III subunit delta, which produces MKANRNIKEFSTQINKGTFPELAFIFGEENYYLDKTLGLIKEKSKEQNCSIESFYQHEKTIQEIIDLTSEISLFGGRKIIVIKDFGSMKLKEKLIPYFENPSPETSLILVENSKVNLNQNQTYKKLAALNCAYNSPKLKEDEVLEWIERRIKKEKIKSDFEIINLLYSSIGNNLAELDAELSKIFLALGDSKEIDKESIKSLLVSSRQFTIFDLYNSLGDKKFDSALKIGFNLLNGEATMVYIIVMLTRYFTSILTYSELKRNSSNQNVLASKIGCHPYFLKDYESASKRYTFNQISKIFSILLQKDIELKSTSLDEKTLFTQMIGEFAIASKS; this is translated from the coding sequence GTGAAAGCTAACCGAAATATCAAAGAATTTTCCACGCAGATAAACAAAGGAACCTTTCCCGAGCTTGCTTTTATTTTCGGAGAGGAAAATTATTATCTCGACAAAACTCTTGGTTTAATCAAAGAGAAATCAAAAGAACAAAATTGCTCAATTGAGAGTTTCTATCAACACGAAAAAACAATCCAAGAAATTATAGACCTTACTTCCGAAATTTCTCTTTTCGGTGGAAGAAAAATTATTGTAATCAAAGATTTCGGTTCGATGAAGCTGAAAGAAAAGCTAATTCCATATTTTGAGAATCCCTCTCCAGAGACTTCATTGATTTTAGTGGAAAACTCAAAAGTTAATTTGAATCAAAATCAAACCTATAAAAAACTTGCGGCACTAAATTGCGCCTATAATTCTCCCAAACTAAAAGAGGATGAAGTTCTTGAATGGATCGAACGGAGAATCAAGAAAGAAAAAATAAAATCCGATTTTGAGATTATTAATTTATTGTATTCGAGCATTGGAAATAATCTTGCTGAGTTGGATGCCGAATTGAGTAAAATATTTCTTGCACTTGGAGACAGTAAAGAGATTGACAAGGAATCAATAAAATCACTGTTAGTTTCAAGCAGGCAATTCACGATTTTTGATCTTTATAATTCATTGGGAGACAAAAAATTCGATTCTGCTCTGAAAATTGGATTTAACCTCCTAAATGGTGAAGCAACAATGGTTTATATCATTGTTATGCTCACGCGATACTTTACCAGCATTTTAACTTATTCAGAACTCAAGAGAAATTCATCCAATCAGAATGTACTTGCATCAAAAATTGGCTGTCATCCTTATTTTCTGAAGGATTATGAGTCAGCATCGAAACGATATACTTTCAATCAAATATCAAAAATATTCAGTATTCTGCTTCAGAAAGATATTGAACTTAAGTCCACAAGTCTTGATGAGAAAACACTTTTCACACAAATGATAGGGGAATTTGCGATTGCATCAAAAAGCTGA
- a CDS encoding sigma-70 family RNA polymerase sigma factor yields MSGSENKKLKDLNDEDLILHFQKTDDIEAYNILVARYKDPLMNFIYKFLGSRDLSEDVLQETFFRLYKNKNYYTTIAKFSTWIYTIAANLAKTELRKKNRRVFFSIQGTNLHGDDEVTEFELPDESYRPDDYADAVFKNKIILNALKKVKPLYRELIILRDVQELSYEEIAEITGLNIGTVKSRINRGRARLQKLLKHIYHA; encoded by the coding sequence ATGAGCGGTTCTGAGAATAAAAAATTAAAGGATCTTAATGACGAAGATTTGATACTTCATTTCCAAAAGACTGACGACATTGAAGCTTATAATATCCTTGTCGCTCGTTACAAAGATCCATTGATGAATTTCATATACAAATTCCTCGGAAGCCGTGACTTATCTGAAGATGTTTTACAAGAAACATTTTTCAGATTGTATAAAAATAAAAATTATTATACAACTATTGCTAAATTTTCAACTTGGATTTACACAATTGCAGCGAATCTGGCAAAAACAGAATTGCGGAAAAAGAACAGGCGAGTTTTTTTCTCAATTCAAGGAACGAATTTACATGGCGATGACGAAGTCACAGAATTCGAGCTGCCGGATGAATCTTATAGGCCCGATGATTATGCTGATGCTGTTTTCAAAAACAAAATAATATTGAATGCATTGAAAAAAGTTAAGCCCTTATATCGTGAACTTATAATTCTAAGAGATGTTCAGGAACTCTCTTACGAAGAAATTGCTGAGATTACAGGGTTAAACATCGGTACGGTCAAGTCCAGAATTAACCGTGGAAGAGCTCGTTTACAAAAATTATTAAAACATATTTATCATGCATAA
- the rpmE gene encoding 50S ribosomal protein L31 — MKKGIHPGYKKSTVTCVCGNSFVTRSTVGDLKLEICSSCHPFFTGKQKLVDSAGRVEKFMKKYKTQSAQEA, encoded by the coding sequence ATGAAAAAAGGAATTCATCCAGGATATAAAAAATCTACGGTAACATGTGTTTGCGGTAATTCGTTTGTTACTAGATCGACTGTTGGTGATCTAAAATTAGAAATTTGTTCAAGTTGTCATCCATTTTTCACTGGAAAGCAAAAATTAGTTGACTCTGCAGGCCGTGTCGAGAAATTCATGAAGAAATATAAGACACAATCTGCTCAGGAAGCTTAG
- a CDS encoding glucose-1-phosphate thymidylyltransferase — translation MHVCIFEGIYFERLLPLTYFRPTYELRCGITSLKDKILRHFPNSKVTLHCRSYLADFLVEKNPEYEINFISSKECLFVNGRVLAEEGFLQKLDLTNPNDVLFVNGETIVAAKVSGEKLENLKSNLHDLFTLSDFDGLIKKQIDVKMINYYWDLVNNNPSQIAADYNFFTKEKKKKLLGKIYQGTYLLNENEIFVDEGASVKPGVVLDAELGPIFIGKGAKLMPNAVIEGPCFIGENSVIKIGAKIYEGTSIGEVCKVGGEVENSIIHSHSNKQHEGFLGHSYLAMWVNLGADTNNSDLKNNYGSVKVFINGELVDTGSLFVGLSMGDHSKCAINTMFNTGTNVGVSCNIYGAGVPPKYMPSFSWGGGEMMTTYALDRSLDVAKRVMGRRKITMSPAEEKLFRKVFDLTREERRKRGMPN, via the coding sequence ATGCACGTCTGCATATTTGAGGGAATATATTTTGAGCGGCTTCTTCCACTAACTTATTTTCGGCCGACATATGAACTTCGCTGCGGTATCACTTCATTAAAAGATAAAATTCTCAGACACTTTCCAAATTCAAAAGTGACACTTCATTGCAGAAGTTATCTCGCTGATTTTCTTGTGGAGAAAAATCCGGAATACGAAATAAATTTCATAAGCAGCAAAGAATGTTTGTTTGTTAACGGAAGAGTACTGGCAGAAGAGGGTTTTCTGCAAAAATTAGATTTGACTAATCCTAATGATGTGCTATTTGTAAATGGTGAGACTATTGTAGCGGCAAAGGTATCTGGAGAAAAGTTAGAGAACTTAAAAAGTAATTTGCATGATTTATTTACACTTTCAGACTTCGATGGATTGATCAAAAAGCAAATTGATGTGAAGATGATTAATTATTATTGGGATTTAGTTAATAATAATCCATCGCAAATTGCGGCTGACTATAATTTTTTCACTAAGGAAAAAAAGAAAAAGCTTTTAGGGAAAATTTATCAAGGGACTTATTTACTGAATGAAAATGAAATTTTCGTTGATGAAGGAGCATCTGTAAAACCTGGTGTTGTTTTGGATGCAGAATTAGGTCCAATTTTCATTGGAAAAGGTGCAAAACTGATGCCTAATGCTGTGATCGAAGGTCCTTGTTTTATCGGCGAAAATTCGGTTATTAAAATAGGTGCAAAGATTTATGAAGGGACTTCAATTGGCGAAGTATGTAAAGTAGGCGGGGAAGTCGAAAACTCGATCATTCATTCTCACTCAAATAAACAGCATGAAGGATTTCTTGGACATAGTTATCTTGCAATGTGGGTGAATTTGGGAGCTGATACCAACAACAGCGATTTGAAAAACAACTATGGAAGTGTAAAAGTCTTTATAAATGGAGAACTTGTAGATACAGGTTCGTTGTTTGTCGGTCTATCAATGGGAGATCACTCGAAATGTGCAATCAACACAATGTTTAATACTGGAACAAACGTTGGTGTCTCCTGCAATATTTATGGAGCTGGAGTTCCTCCGAAATATATGCCTTCATTTTCCTGGGGAGGCGGCGAAATGATGACAACTTATGCGCTTGATCGCAGTCTGGATGTTGCAAAAAGAGTCATGGGTAGGAGAAAGATAACTATGAGCCCTGCCGAAGAGAAATTGTTTAGAAAGGTTTTTGATTTAACTCGTGAAGAACGGCGTAAAAGAGGAATGCCGAATTAA